From one Lactiplantibacillus paraplantarum genomic stretch:
- a CDS encoding O-acetylhomoserine aminocarboxypropyltransferase/cysteine synthase family protein, producing MTTTNPENYHFETLQVHAGQTVDETGARAVPIYQTTSYVFKDAKQAAGRFALTDAGNIYTRLTNPTTDVVDKRVAALEHGTAGVTLATGSAAITAAILNIAQQGDEIVAANTLYGGTYDLFSVTLNKLGITTHFVDPDDPANFENAINEHTKALYVESIGNPGINLVDFEAIGKIAHDHGIIFIVDNTFGTPYLVRPLEHGADVVVHSATKFIGGHGTTMGGVIVEGGQFDWRASGKYPDFTAPDPQYNGLVFADLGGAAFTTKVRAETLRDTGATISPFNSFLLLQGLESLSLRVERHVANTRKIVAFLKAHPKVAWINYPELEDSPYHDLAAKYFPHGVGSIFTLGLTGGEAAGKALIEHLQLFSLLANVADAKSLIIHPASTTHAQLNEQELLAAGVTPDLIRISVGVENAEDLIADLDQALAQI from the coding sequence ATGACAACAACGAATCCTGAAAATTACCACTTTGAAACGTTACAAGTCCACGCAGGGCAAACGGTCGATGAAACCGGTGCTCGTGCTGTTCCAATCTATCAGACAACGTCGTACGTCTTTAAGGACGCCAAGCAAGCTGCGGGCCGGTTTGCTTTGACTGATGCTGGCAATATTTATACCCGATTAACTAACCCAACGACGGACGTAGTTGACAAGCGAGTCGCGGCTTTAGAACACGGAACGGCGGGGGTGACGTTGGCAACCGGCTCCGCTGCAATTACGGCCGCAATCTTGAATATTGCACAACAGGGTGATGAAATCGTAGCAGCTAATACCCTGTATGGTGGTACCTATGATTTATTCAGCGTAACCTTGAATAAGTTAGGTATTACAACACACTTTGTTGATCCAGATGATCCTGCCAACTTTGAGAACGCGATTAATGAGCATACCAAAGCCTTGTACGTTGAAAGCATTGGTAATCCAGGAATCAACCTTGTCGACTTTGAAGCAATTGGTAAAATTGCCCATGACCATGGCATTATTTTCATTGTGGATAATACTTTTGGGACACCTTACTTGGTTCGACCACTGGAACATGGTGCTGACGTGGTCGTGCACTCAGCGACTAAGTTTATTGGTGGACACGGCACGACTATGGGTGGCGTCATTGTCGAAGGTGGACAGTTCGACTGGCGTGCGAGTGGCAAGTACCCAGACTTTACGGCACCTGATCCCCAGTATAACGGACTAGTTTTTGCTGACTTAGGTGGTGCAGCCTTCACGACCAAGGTGCGGGCAGAAACACTGCGGGATACTGGTGCCACCATCAGTCCATTCAATTCTTTCTTATTACTGCAAGGGTTAGAATCGTTGTCGCTACGAGTAGAACGGCACGTTGCTAATACGCGCAAAATCGTGGCCTTTTTAAAGGCGCATCCGAAAGTTGCTTGGATCAATTACCCAGAACTTGAAGACAGCCCGTACCATGACCTAGCAGCTAAGTACTTCCCACATGGGGTCGGTTCCATCTTCACCTTAGGATTAACTGGTGGTGAAGCGGCTGGTAAGGCGTTGATTGAACATTTGCAACTCTTTTCATTGTTAGCCAACGTTGCCGATGCGAAATCATTAATTATTCACCCAGCTTCAACGACACATGCGCAGTTGAATGAACAGGAATTATTGGCTGCCGGGGTGACCCCTGATTTGATTCGAATTTCGGTGGGGGTTGAGAATGCGGAAGATCTAATCGCTGATTTAGATCAAGCCTTGGCACAAATTTAG
- a CDS encoding ketopantoate reductase family protein, producing the protein MKYGIIGAGAMGYRYGVMLQENAGVDVDFIDTWEPNVAKVREQGGVDVARDHQNHHVVPINIYYPEEYQGHPDVWIVFKKQMQLADELKRDASLFHEDQYVFAAMNGMGHFEKIAQYFPEDHIIGGTAMIATVLNGPGAVDFMGPKGSEAMHMSKYAGVIDATTKQVMADFKAADLNPIWSDNFMGMCMSKVVFNAVTNSLCTMFEIQMGQFIEYPGVKEMATQMFNEAYDACERAGIKLIETRQEEIDSVETVSRAYKYHYPSMYQDFSKGRPTEVDYINGYIAKIGREHDYVCRVHEFVTHEVHLAEMMRQYRHPEIPVTEK; encoded by the coding sequence ATGAAATATGGCATTATTGGCGCAGGCGCAATGGGATATCGGTACGGCGTGATGTTACAAGAAAACGCTGGTGTAGACGTTGATTTTATCGATACGTGGGAACCAAACGTAGCGAAGGTCCGCGAGCAAGGCGGCGTTGATGTAGCGCGGGATCATCAGAACCATCACGTTGTTCCCATCAACATTTATTATCCTGAAGAATATCAAGGCCATCCAGATGTCTGGATTGTTTTTAAAAAGCAAATGCAGTTAGCCGATGAACTCAAGCGCGACGCGTCGTTATTTCATGAGGACCAGTACGTTTTTGCCGCAATGAACGGCATGGGGCACTTTGAAAAGATTGCGCAATACTTTCCTGAAGACCACATTATTGGCGGTACTGCAATGATTGCAACGGTCTTAAATGGTCCGGGCGCCGTTGACTTTATGGGACCTAAGGGCAGTGAGGCGATGCACATGAGTAAGTATGCGGGTGTGATTGATGCGACTACTAAGCAAGTGATGGCTGACTTCAAGGCCGCAGATTTAAATCCAATCTGGTCGGATAACTTTATGGGGATGTGCATGTCCAAAGTTGTATTCAACGCGGTCACTAATAGTTTGTGTACGATGTTTGAAATTCAGATGGGCCAATTCATTGAATATCCGGGGGTTAAGGAGATGGCCACCCAGATGTTCAACGAAGCGTACGATGCTTGTGAACGAGCAGGTATCAAACTCATTGAGACGCGGCAAGAAGAGATTGATTCGGTTGAAACGGTCAGTCGGGCGTACAAATACCATTACCCATCAATGTATCAAGATTTCTCGAAGGGGCGGCCAACCGAAGTTGATTATATTAATGGTTACATTGCCAAGATTGGGCGGGAACACGACTATGTTTGTCGGGTCCATGAATTTGTGACCCATGAAGTCCACTTAGCAGAAATGATGCGGCAGTATCGGCACCCGGAGATCCCAGTTACTGAAAAATAA
- a CDS encoding homoserine O-acetyltransferase/O-succinyltransferase family protein, which yields MTVTANNGLLAARGEWESADNQVNSQSKQILILNLMPTKLTTERQFLKRFAAGTTDVTVTFMYPASHQFKSLPQAVIAAHYVTLADIYDQYFDGLIVTGAPVETLPFERVDYWRELLVIIDWAQRHVSQTLFECWAAQAGLYAQFGIAKRLVAHKIFGIYRATNTDVKSPLINGLSAGGLLKMPQSRHTALVMPEQLPNGLQVVADNPQVGPLVLTAPKQHAVYVTGHPEYERQTLADEYFRDRRKHLPIQLPEHYFATERLTTVDYSWQTASDRLYQNWLATLNLAKVGY from the coding sequence ATGACAGTCACAGCAAATAATGGCCTGTTAGCGGCACGTGGTGAGTGGGAAAGTGCGGATAATCAGGTCAATTCTCAGAGCAAGCAAATTTTAATTTTAAATTTGATGCCGACGAAGCTAACAACTGAACGGCAGTTCTTGAAGCGCTTTGCGGCCGGGACAACCGACGTTACCGTGACTTTTATGTATCCGGCAAGTCATCAGTTTAAGAGCTTACCCCAAGCGGTTATTGCCGCACATTACGTGACGTTAGCGGATATCTATGACCAGTATTTTGATGGTTTGATTGTCACGGGGGCGCCAGTTGAAACGTTGCCGTTTGAAAGGGTCGATTACTGGCGGGAGTTACTGGTGATTATTGATTGGGCGCAACGACATGTTAGTCAGACTTTATTTGAATGTTGGGCAGCACAAGCAGGGTTATACGCACAGTTTGGCATTGCTAAGCGGCTTGTGGCGCACAAAATATTTGGTATTTATCGTGCGACGAATACTGATGTTAAATCACCATTAATTAACGGTCTGAGCGCTGGGGGCTTACTAAAAATGCCGCAATCACGGCACACCGCGCTGGTCATGCCCGAACAATTACCAAATGGCTTGCAGGTTGTTGCCGACAATCCACAGGTGGGACCGCTTGTTTTGACCGCACCGAAACAGCACGCGGTCTATGTAACTGGGCATCCCGAATATGAACGGCAAACGCTAGCCGATGAATATTTCCGTGATCGGCGGAAACACTTACCAATTCAGTTACCCGAACATTACTTTGCAACTGAACGACTAACAACGGTCGATTACAGTTGGCAGACAGCAAGTGACCGGTTGTATCAAAACTGGTTGGCAACTTTGAATTTAGCGAAAGTAGGTTATTAA
- the trpX gene encoding tryptophan ABC transporter substrate-binding protein, which translates to MIAFISALIVFLGVAFVMTGKTTATKTTSTKKVPTVGILQLQTHPALDAIHRGVVAGLKEYGYIDGKTVKIDYQNAQGDQSNLKTMSQKFMNENAALTVGIATPAAQALASAANKQTPVMLAGITDPSGSGLIKSDQHPGANITGTSGESPLKSHLDLLRKLVPSAKTIGIIYTTSDHGGEYNAKKFARICKQEGVKYKLYTIANTNDMQQVAETMAANVDAVYAPQDNGVASAMKTLVSVTNKAKIPVIPAVDTMVKAGGLATLSVDQYQLGKLTGEMAAKVLKGKATSDYPIKVITKGKMTINLSEAKKLGIKFPASVIKEAKTKGVIYK; encoded by the coding sequence ATGATTGCATTTATTAGTGCCTTAATCGTCTTTCTAGGGGTAGCCTTTGTTATGACTGGCAAAACTACCGCTACGAAAACGACCAGTACAAAGAAAGTGCCAACAGTTGGCATTCTTCAACTTCAGACCCACCCCGCTCTCGACGCCATTCATCGCGGCGTGGTCGCTGGTTTAAAGGAATATGGTTATATTGACGGCAAAACCGTTAAGATTGATTATCAAAACGCGCAAGGTGATCAGAGTAACCTGAAAACGATGAGCCAGAAATTCATGAATGAAAACGCGGCATTAACAGTTGGGATTGCCACCCCCGCGGCACAAGCACTTGCCTCGGCGGCGAACAAACAAACCCCCGTCATGTTAGCAGGGATCACTGATCCATCTGGTAGTGGCCTCATCAAAAGTGATCAGCATCCAGGTGCTAACATTACCGGGACTTCAGGCGAATCACCTCTGAAATCACACTTAGATTTATTGCGCAAGTTAGTGCCAAGCGCTAAAACTATCGGCATTATCTATACCACGTCAGATCATGGTGGTGAATATAATGCCAAAAAATTCGCGCGGATTTGCAAGCAAGAAGGCGTGAAGTACAAGTTATACACGATTGCGAACACGAACGACATGCAACAAGTTGCTGAAACGATGGCCGCTAATGTCGATGCCGTTTACGCGCCCCAAGATAACGGTGTTGCTAGCGCCATGAAAACCCTTGTCTCCGTAACAAACAAGGCTAAAATTCCAGTTATTCCGGCCGTTGATACGATGGTTAAAGCGGGCGGTCTCGCAACCTTATCCGTTGATCAATATCAACTTGGTAAGCTAACCGGAGAAATGGCTGCTAAAGTTTTGAAAGGTAAAGCAACGAGCGATTACCCAATCAAAGTGATTACTAAGGGTAAGATGACCATCAATTTGAGTGAAGCTAAAAAACTCGGCATCAAGTTCCCTGCTAGTGTTATTAAAGAAGCCAAGACGAAAGGGGTTATTTACAAATGA
- a CDS encoding DegV family protein: MKIAVVTESSANLSAQAIKDYQITVVNDPIMFGNHVYHENVDITTDQFYRLLKVEKDIPTISQISMPEMQVVFDQLQAAGYDQILVIGLSSGISGWINNLKTYAPSVDGIDVRVFDSRTACAGTANMVKLAAAMALAGYALDDILAQLKHLRAATTTVLIVNSMRHLVKNGRIYNNSSLAGTMVLRNKPIITFNEHGKIQLLGKERTLKNAQQAVQDEFSQFVMTSQLPVRLDVISANDAQIAEDWASELRYQFPAVRVKTGVIGPVLGVLTGDHALGMIWSLDWKPLLTTLDSERRQ, from the coding sequence ATGAAAATTGCGGTGGTGACCGAAAGCTCTGCCAATTTGAGTGCGCAAGCTATAAAAGATTACCAAATTACGGTGGTGAATGATCCAATTATGTTCGGTAATCACGTTTATCATGAAAACGTTGATATTACGACTGATCAGTTTTATCGGTTATTGAAGGTTGAGAAAGATATTCCGACAATTTCTCAAATTTCAATGCCAGAAATGCAAGTGGTTTTTGACCAATTGCAAGCGGCTGGGTATGATCAAATCTTGGTCATTGGCTTGAGTAGTGGTATTAGTGGTTGGATCAATAATTTGAAGACTTATGCGCCGTCAGTCGATGGGATTGACGTGCGGGTGTTTGATTCACGGACGGCTTGTGCTGGTACGGCCAATATGGTGAAGTTAGCGGCGGCCATGGCATTAGCGGGCTACGCGTTGGATGACATCTTGGCACAGCTAAAGCACTTGCGGGCAGCAACGACAACCGTCTTAATCGTTAATTCGATGCGACATTTAGTTAAGAATGGCCGGATATATAACAATAGTAGTTTGGCCGGAACGATGGTATTACGGAATAAACCGATTATTACGTTTAACGAGCACGGTAAGATTCAACTCTTGGGCAAGGAGCGAACGTTAAAAAATGCGCAACAGGCTGTTCAAGATGAATTTAGTCAATTTGTGATGACCAGTCAATTACCGGTTCGACTTGATGTTATTAGTGCTAATGATGCGCAGATTGCGGAAGACTGGGCAAGTGAGTTACGCTATCAATTTCCAGCTGTTCGAGTCAAAACGGGTGTCATCGGTCCTGTCTTAGGCGTCTTGACGGGGGATCACGCACTCGGTATGATTTGGTCGCTTGATTGGAAGCCGTTACTAACGACGCTCGATAGTGAACGACGACAATAG
- a CDS encoding ABC transporter ATP-binding protein, whose translation MTNNNAPLLSLKNIVTKVNPGTPNEVKILRGLNLDVYDGDFITVLGSNGAGKSTLFNTISGELPVDSGTIQLRDHDITRLSVEKRTAFLARVFQDPKMGTAPRMTVAENLLLASQRGKRRTLKLRQLKKHLPHFQALTETMDGNGLSERLNTATENLSGGQRQALSFLMATEQRPDLLLLDEHTAALDPKTSAQLMTQTNQRVTEEKLTCLMITHHLDDALKYGNRLIVLDQGQIKYDVRDAEKAQLTKEKLLSFFDIIE comes from the coding sequence ATGACGAACAATAACGCTCCATTATTATCATTAAAAAACATCGTCACTAAAGTTAATCCCGGAACCCCGAATGAGGTTAAAATCTTGCGGGGACTCAACCTAGACGTCTATGACGGGGATTTTATTACCGTCCTCGGTTCCAACGGTGCTGGTAAATCGACCCTCTTTAATACGATCAGTGGTGAATTACCCGTTGATAGCGGCACCATCCAATTACGAGATCACGATATTACCCGACTTTCCGTTGAAAAACGGACGGCCTTCCTGGCGCGGGTCTTCCAAGATCCTAAAATGGGGACCGCACCACGAATGACCGTTGCCGAAAATTTGCTGCTCGCTAGTCAACGTGGCAAACGGCGTACATTGAAATTACGGCAATTAAAAAAGCATCTGCCACACTTCCAGGCCCTGACAGAAACCATGGACGGCAACGGTCTTTCTGAGCGGCTCAATACCGCGACTGAAAATCTATCTGGTGGTCAACGACAAGCGCTGAGCTTTTTAATGGCAACTGAACAGCGTCCCGACCTCTTGTTATTAGATGAACACACGGCCGCCCTTGATCCCAAAACTAGCGCCCAGCTCATGACGCAAACTAATCAGCGCGTTACAGAAGAAAAGCTAACTTGTTTGATGATTACACATCACTTAGATGACGCACTTAAGTACGGTAACCGCCTGATTGTCCTTGATCAGGGTCAAATCAAGTACGATGTTCGTGATGCGGAAAAAGCACAACTGACAAAGGAAAAACTGTTAAGTTTCTTCGATATTATTGAATAA
- a CDS encoding ABC transporter permease — MSMIVSSIGQGLLWATLGVALFLTFRILDFPDMTVEGTFPLGAATAVMAISHGMGPITASLLAFVAGAITGLVTGLLYTKGKVPILLAGILVMTACLSINLRIMGGSSNVSLLGKQTIFSNHFLESLPKYFDSVFVGLVVISIITVLLIVFLQTNLGQAFIVTGDNREMARSIGINTDNMTIMGLMVSNGIIGLGGALIAQNNGYADVSMGIGIIVIALASIIIGEVVFGELTLNQRLVAVTLGSILYQFVRLLVLQLGFNTNDMNLLSALILAICLMLPQFNKVLHLSHVLKKGVARYDEQ, encoded by the coding sequence ATGAGTATGATCGTATCAAGCATTGGCCAAGGTCTCTTATGGGCTACCCTTGGCGTCGCATTATTTTTGACATTCCGAATCCTTGATTTTCCTGACATGACCGTTGAAGGTACTTTCCCGCTCGGTGCAGCAACTGCCGTCATGGCAATCAGCCATGGAATGGGGCCCATCACCGCTTCCCTACTAGCCTTCGTTGCGGGCGCGATTACGGGACTAGTAACCGGCCTACTTTATACCAAGGGTAAAGTGCCAATTCTCTTAGCTGGTATTCTGGTGATGACCGCGTGCTTATCAATCAATTTACGCATTATGGGTGGCAGCTCCAACGTCTCACTACTTGGCAAACAAACCATTTTTTCTAATCACTTTTTAGAATCATTACCTAAGTATTTTGACAGCGTCTTTGTTGGCCTCGTTGTGATCAGTATTATTACCGTGCTTCTGATCGTCTTTTTACAGACTAACCTCGGTCAAGCCTTCATTGTCACCGGTGACAATCGTGAGATGGCACGCTCGATCGGCATCAATACCGATAACATGACTATCATGGGTTTAATGGTTTCCAACGGCATCATTGGTCTGGGCGGCGCACTAATTGCGCAAAATAACGGTTACGCTGATGTCAGCATGGGGATTGGGATTATTGTAATCGCACTAGCTTCGATCATAATCGGTGAAGTCGTCTTTGGCGAATTGACATTGAACCAACGACTCGTTGCGGTCACACTTGGTAGTATCTTGTACCAGTTCGTGCGCTTATTAGTCCTCCAATTGGGATTCAACACCAACGATATGAATTTATTATCCGCATTGATTTTGGCTATCTGCCTGATGCTGCCTCAATTCAATAAAGTCTTACACCTTAGCCATGTTTTGAAGAAGGGAGTGGCCCGTTATGACGAACAATAA
- a CDS encoding homoserine dehydrogenase, translated as MTTTIEVGMLGLGTVGSGVVERLTRSATKIEQTQGIRLHLAAVVVNHLNAHRSVQLPIGTRLTDSLTNVVCDQQIQLIIEVMGTVATAKAAIVAALNQGKAVVTANKDLIATAGPELAALAKKRGCDLFYEASVAGGIPILRTLTDSYATDNVQSVSGIINGTANYILSAMTAGQSYEQALAAAQTAGYAEADPTNDVAGVDAAYKLMILSRFAFGQELTLSQIRPVGITALTAVDCQLAAENGWGVKLLAQIQQHVTGLYCRVAPVAIPTNQSLSQINGVQNAIVIQSEAIGTGLYTGPGAGSTATANSVLNDVLVAAKHLISDHQAVRNPEPAAPLTVARLDQLTQTYLGFSTVSQEELKRRANEADFSVEFVTANCYRIAALSAVQRDKLRAELPINLIPIANTTVWPQTSENTITTPVNVAI; from the coding sequence ATGACAACGACAATTGAAGTGGGCATGTTAGGGTTAGGGACCGTGGGTAGCGGGGTGGTTGAACGGTTGACCCGCTCAGCAACTAAAATTGAACAAACGCAAGGTATTCGGTTGCACCTAGCAGCAGTTGTCGTTAATCATTTGAATGCCCATCGTTCAGTTCAGTTACCGATTGGCACGCGGCTGACTGATTCATTGACGAACGTTGTTTGTGATCAACAGATTCAATTGATCATTGAGGTCATGGGAACAGTTGCGACAGCCAAGGCGGCGATCGTAGCGGCGCTTAATCAAGGTAAGGCCGTTGTGACGGCTAATAAAGACTTAATTGCCACGGCCGGGCCTGAATTGGCCGCACTAGCTAAGAAGCGGGGGTGTGATTTGTTTTATGAAGCTAGTGTTGCGGGCGGAATTCCCATCTTGCGAACCTTGACGGATAGCTATGCTACGGATAATGTTCAGTCTGTTAGTGGCATTATTAATGGGACTGCTAATTATATTTTAAGTGCCATGACAGCTGGTCAATCTTATGAACAAGCGTTAGCTGCCGCCCAGACGGCCGGTTATGCGGAAGCTGATCCGACTAATGACGTTGCGGGAGTTGATGCGGCCTATAAATTAATGATCCTCAGTCGCTTTGCGTTTGGTCAGGAGCTGACTTTGTCACAAATTCGTCCCGTTGGCATTACGGCGCTGACAGCCGTGGATTGTCAGTTAGCAGCTGAAAATGGTTGGGGCGTTAAATTACTGGCCCAAATCCAGCAGCATGTTACCGGATTATATTGTCGTGTGGCACCGGTAGCCATTCCTACTAATCAGTCTTTAAGTCAAATCAATGGTGTTCAAAATGCAATCGTGATCCAGAGTGAGGCTATTGGAACTGGTTTGTACACTGGTCCAGGGGCTGGGAGTACGGCAACTGCCAATAGTGTGCTTAACGATGTTTTAGTGGCGGCTAAGCATCTGATTAGTGACCATCAAGCTGTTCGCAATCCCGAACCAGCTGCACCGTTAACAGTGGCTCGGTTGGACCAGTTAACACAAACGTATCTCGGTTTTAGTACCGTTAGTCAAGAAGAATTGAAGCGCCGCGCTAATGAGGCCGATTTCTCAGTTGAATTCGTTACGGCCAATTGTTATCGGATTGCCGCGTTGTCTGCTGTCCAGCGTGACAAACTACGAGCTGAATTACCGATTAATCTCATTCCGATTGCAAATACCACGGTCTGGCCGCAAACGTCCGAGAATACGATTACAACCCCTGTAAATGTCGCGATTTGA
- the nagE gene encoding N-acetylglucosamine-specific PTS transporter subunit IIBC gives MKTYFQKIGQSLMLPIATLPAAAILVGIGNYLPKQWLFANYLIQGGDVVLNNLALLFAVGLAIGMSVNKDGAAAIAGLIAFEVPVTVLKPTTLATMLNVKVSQINPAFSALDNNVLIGISAGLIAAALYNRFHEVKLPMALSFFSGKRLVPIMAAFVMLIVTAVLYFVWPFVYDAIVLFATGISKLGFVGAGLYGFFNRLLIPTGLHHALNSVFWYNVAGINDIGNFWASHGVKGITGMYEAGFFPIMMFGLPAGAYAIYRNARPERKKEVGSLMLAGAFASFFTGVTEPLEFSFMFVAWPLYLLHAVFMGLSLGFAALMHWTASFSFSGGLVDYLLSFRMPLANQPYMLLVQGLVMAVIYYFGFDFAIKRFNLKTPGREVVTADVDGVNTPASPAVAVAATDDKYMRQAKQIYAAIGGHDNISVINNCTTRLRLQLKDTEKVDQPAVMAAGVPGLNVLDVHNIHIVIGTEVQFVAEALQKLFSGQVATTSAPDAEPQIPVEPQTTTITEKPVTTVLHAPATGQLMPISAVADETFAGKLLGDGYAVEPQDGEIVAPVSGTVTSVFPTKHAIGLKTTSGLEVLLHMGINTVEMNGTPFTLHVATGDEIAAGSAVATVDLAAIKSAGKATTMMVVITNMDHVNKLILNPTGHVISGDLIGAAE, from the coding sequence ATGAAGACATATTTTCAGAAAATCGGTCAGTCCTTGATGCTACCGATTGCAACGCTGCCCGCAGCAGCAATTTTGGTTGGGATTGGGAATTACTTACCAAAACAGTGGCTGTTTGCAAATTACTTAATTCAGGGTGGCGACGTTGTCCTGAATAACTTAGCCTTACTGTTTGCAGTCGGTTTAGCCATTGGAATGTCGGTCAATAAGGACGGTGCGGCGGCTATTGCCGGTTTAATCGCATTTGAAGTCCCAGTAACTGTTTTGAAACCGACAACGTTAGCAACCATGCTGAACGTTAAGGTGAGTCAGATCAACCCGGCGTTTAGTGCGTTAGATAACAACGTCTTGATTGGGATTAGTGCGGGATTGATTGCGGCTGCCCTCTATAATCGGTTCCACGAAGTTAAGTTGCCAATGGCGCTCTCATTCTTTAGTGGCAAACGGTTGGTTCCAATCATGGCTGCCTTCGTGATGTTAATCGTGACGGCAGTATTATACTTTGTCTGGCCGTTTGTATATGATGCCATCGTGCTCTTTGCCACGGGGATTTCTAAATTAGGTTTCGTGGGGGCCGGTTTATATGGTTTCTTCAATCGTTTATTGATTCCGACCGGGTTACACCACGCCTTAAATTCAGTATTCTGGTATAACGTTGCAGGTATCAATGATATTGGCAATTTTTGGGCTAGTCATGGCGTTAAAGGGATTACTGGAATGTATGAAGCTGGCTTTTTCCCAATTATGATGTTTGGATTACCCGCGGGTGCGTATGCCATTTATCGTAATGCGCGACCAGAACGGAAAAAAGAAGTCGGTTCGTTGATGTTAGCGGGTGCGTTTGCGTCGTTCTTTACTGGTGTTACTGAACCACTTGAGTTTTCATTCATGTTCGTGGCTTGGCCACTTTACTTATTACATGCCGTTTTTATGGGATTATCGTTGGGATTTGCCGCGCTAATGCATTGGACCGCAAGTTTTTCGTTTAGTGGCGGGTTAGTCGATTATTTATTGAGTTTTCGGATGCCGTTAGCCAACCAACCCTATATGTTACTGGTTCAAGGACTGGTGATGGCCGTCATTTATTACTTTGGTTTTGACTTTGCAATCAAACGGTTTAATTTGAAGACGCCTGGTCGTGAAGTTGTGACGGCCGATGTTGATGGGGTGAATACACCTGCTAGTCCAGCGGTGGCTGTTGCAGCAACGGATGATAAGTATATGCGCCAAGCCAAGCAGATTTATGCGGCCATTGGCGGTCATGATAATATTAGTGTAATTAATAACTGCACGACACGGCTGCGGTTACAACTTAAGGATACGGAAAAAGTCGATCAGCCGGCCGTAATGGCTGCTGGCGTGCCCGGCCTGAACGTATTGGATGTTCATAACATTCACATTGTGATTGGCACGGAAGTCCAGTTTGTGGCGGAGGCTTTACAAAAATTATTTTCCGGTCAGGTAGCAACAACCTCAGCGCCTGATGCTGAACCACAGATACCCGTTGAACCGCAAACTACTACTATAACGGAGAAACCGGTGACAACGGTCTTGCATGCACCGGCAACGGGACAATTAATGCCGATTAGTGCGGTTGCGGATGAGACGTTTGCTGGTAAACTCTTAGGTGATGGCTACGCGGTTGAACCGCAAGATGGCGAAATCGTTGCCCCAGTTAGTGGGACGGTGACAAGTGTCTTTCCAACTAAGCATGCCATCGGTTTGAAGACGACGAGCGGCCTAGAAGTCTTACTACACATGGGGATTAATACTGTGGAAATGAATGGCACGCCGTTTACATTACACGTCGCAACTGGTGATGAAATTGCGGCTGGTAGCGCAGTCGCAACGGTTGACCTGGCCGCTATTAAGTCGGCAGGTAAAGCGACAACGATGATGGTCGTTATTACCAATATGGACCACGTTAATAAACTAATCCTTAATCCAACTGGTCATGTGATTAGCGGTGATTTGATTGGTGCAGCTGAATAA